From a region of the Cardiocondyla obscurior isolate alpha-2009 linkage group LG28, Cobs3.1, whole genome shotgun sequence genome:
- the Sgt1 gene encoding protein SGT1 homolog, translated as MEIEKNDEMPKPKIKHDWYQTETHVIVTILAKSTENVKIVYGETTLSVTAKLPSGGDYSLELDLANFVVAEQCSHKVTPSKIEIKLKKRDGIRWLKLEGNPTPCTVKPIPNEILQASSHPLKYPSSCKNSKDWDKVEKEIEEQEAAEKPDGEAAVNALFQNIYGKGSDEVRRAMNKSFIESGGTVLSTNWDEVGRKTVKKKPPNGMEWKSWSS; from the exons ATggaaatcgagaagaacgACGAG ATGCCCAAACCGAAAATAAAACACGATTGGTACCAAACGGAGACCCACGTAATCGTAACGATTCTTGCTAAGAGCACAGAAAACGTAAAGATCGTTTATGGGGAAACTACA ttAAGTGTCACTGCAAAATTACCTTCTGGAGGTGATTATAGTCTTGAATTAGATCTGGCTAACTTTGTAGTAGCAGAACAATGTTCACATAAAGTGACACCATCcaagatagaaataaaattgaagaaacGCGATGGTATTAGATGGCTGAAACTGGAAGGAAATCCAACTCCATGTACAGTAAAACCTATACCAAATG aaatactTCAAGCTAGTTCACATCCACTTAAATATCCAAGCTCCTGTAAGAATTCTAAAGACTGGGATAaggtagaaaaagaaatagaggaacAAGAGGCAGCAGAAAAACCTGATGGTGAGGCTGCAGTAAATGCTCTCTTCCAAAATATATATGGCAAAGGATCTGATGAAGTAAGGCGGGCAATGAACAAATCCTTT aTAGAATCTGGTGGCACTGTTTTAAGTACCAATTGGGATGAGGTAGGACGAAAGACAGTTAAGAAAAAGCCACCAAACGGAATGGAATGGAAATCTTGGAGCTCataa
- the LOC139112465 gene encoding mitochondrial potassium channel: protein MRHYRQLIELATKQVKRYGMLHNAKEIVESAAGKAHSKIATAQNIAAEKYNVVVKKLNDQAVVIQDLNAKALEPGVPLPGKIVKWWQWYNHLTGIDAVEANRRQVIALQDKLFECQDARSNLNKELTNITYKLQDIYAELIQTKRDDPKYVQLTIVEHKSLQEQKKVIDQLKLFEKNERDNFTQLATAIKDYHISQNLNGIKYKYLSVIASAVLAIVSLIGSMVLNNRRITDVRNTVKTAQEKNELLLQKNLNELFSIKEKLESIDIKTSQRVTTNLNQESYQLNSSNILTTSIKYSANLLISGASYIKKGIYQSASYIFNK from the exons ATGAGACACTATCGACAATTGATAGAGCTTGCAACCAAGCAAGTAAAGAGATACGGCATGCTTCACAATGCAAAGGAGATCGTGGAAAGTGCCGCTGGAAAAGCACACAGTAAGATCGCCACTGCACAGAATATCGCGGCCGAAAAGTACAATGTTGTTGTGAAA AAATTGAATGACCAAGCTGTTGTAATACAAGATTTAAATGCCAAGGCTTTAGAGCCAGGGGTCCCATTGCCAGGAAAAATAGTTAAATGGTGGCAATGGTACAATCACTTAACAGGAATAGATGCTGTTGAGGCAAACAGAAGGCAAGTGATCGCTCTTCAAGATAAACTGTTTGAGTGCCAAGATGCTAGGAGTAatctaaataaagaattaacgaACATCACTTACAAATTGCAAGATATTTATGCAGAATTAATTCAGACAAAGCGAGATGACCCTAAGTATGTGCAATTAACAATAGTAGAGCACAAATCTTTgcaggaacaaaaaaaagttattgacCAATTgaaattgtttgaaaaaaatgagAGGGATAATTTTACTCAGCTGGCAACAGCGATAAAAGACTACCACATTAGCCAAAATTTGAACGGAATTAAATACAAGTATTTATCTGTCATTGCCTCTGCCGTGCTGGCAATTGTTTCATTAATCGGTTCAATGGTACTTAATAATAGAAGGATAACAGACGTACGAAATACCGTAAAAACGgcgcaagaaaaaaatgaattgctacttcaaaaaaatttaaatgaattatttagcattaaagaaaaattagaatcaATTGATATTAAGACTTCTCAAAGAGTTACCACAAATTTAAATCAAGAAAGCTATCAATTGAACTCGTCTAATATATTAACGACTTCTATCAAGTACTCGGCAAATTTATTGATTTCAGGAGcaagttatattaaaaaaggaatttaTCAGTCTgcatcatatatttttaacaagtaa